A region from the Arachis ipaensis cultivar K30076 chromosome B01, Araip1.1, whole genome shotgun sequence genome encodes:
- the LOC107645682 gene encoding probable calcium-binding protein CML44, which yields MCSLTHNDLKRIFEKLDKNGDGLVSLDELNWLLDKTGGSSTSLQELEEHVVGKKSLNLDEFLFFYDSMLKINDNGENEGEVEEVESDLAKAFEVFDLNGDGFISSQELECVLKRLGLLEQQSGNKDCRAMILSYDTNLDGQLDFEEFKNMMMLTTS from the coding sequence ATGTGTTCCTTAACCCACAATGACTTGAAAAGAATTTTTGAGAAGCTGGACAAGAATGGCGATGGATTAGTGAGCCTTGACGAGTTGAATTGGCTTCTAGACAAGACAGGAGGCTCCAGCACTAGCCTCCAGGAGCTAGAAGAGCATGTAGTTGGAAAGAAGAGCCTCAACTTGGATGAGTTCTTGTTCTTCTACGACTCCATGTTAAAGATCAACGACAATGGCGAAAACGAGGGCGAGGTTGAGGAAGTCGAAAGCGATCTTGCGAAGGCGTTTGAGGTGTTTGATTTGAATGGAGATGGATTCATAAGTAGCCAAGAGCTTGAGTGTGTGTTGAAGAGGCTTGGCTTGTTGGAACAACAGAGTGGGAATAAGGATTGCAGGGCAATGATTTTATCCTATGATACTAATTTGGATGGACAACTCGATTTTGAGGAGTTTAAGAATATGATGATGCTTACCACTTCATAA
- the LOC110268906 gene encoding uncharacterized protein LOC110268906: MVLSLNTMPNSYDDAIWDQIQTQTSLDRLNSDYEKPSKILADIQATCTKICTTWRNHQRLQQPPICQIQAKSTSAFPPLNNDSTALEANNSTLPALQFQNSASDYEKAALENAATNFPEFNMTPVHTKEEDEAEESDFCFLVQPQQQAKSTETPDQATIQRSPVSI; this comes from the exons ATGGTGCTTTCATTGAACACCATGCCAAATTCCTATGATGACGCAATTTGGGATCAGATTCAAACTCAAACTAGCTTAGATCGCTTGAATTCAGATTATGAAAAACCATCCAAGATACTTGCAGATATTCAGGCAACCTGCACCAAAATTTGTACAACCTGGCGAAATCATCAACGACTCCAACAGCCTCCAATATGCCAGATTCAAGCCAAATCAACCTCAGCTTTTCCACCACTCAACAATGATTCAACAGCTCTAGAAGCAAACAATTCTACACTTCCGGCTCTGCAATTTCAGAATTCAGCATCAGATTATGAGAAGGCAGCATTGGAGAATGCAGCAACCAATTTTCCAGAATTCAACATGACTCCAGTTCACACAAAAGAGGAAGACGAAGCAGAAGAATCAGATTTCTGTTTCCTAGTCCAACCACAGCAACAAGCAAAATCAACAGAAACTCCAGATCAAGCAACAATTCAGCGCTCACCAGTGTCAAT CTGA